A window from Rana temporaria chromosome 8, aRanTem1.1, whole genome shotgun sequence encodes these proteins:
- the LOC120910155 gene encoding zinc finger protein OZF-like produces MENQPPLTSPDGSSNGIPPERCPCPLDSGDSTQEGRSVPLHGQIDDLVVVKVEVMDADVEEETYVMEEQLFLEEESSPDTVEDGQKVKRTSEGRVRFHPDCDPDDKSTQHSSGENTLNTHPGFLTRPSKPFNPEGSFPDQSRTFAPTIYPRLQNTNRLLHSSNSKKPSKDTSDKGRPHEAGKNDPCSECSKCFTENSSQHAEEKRYQCLECGKRFFFKSDLTVHQRVHTGEEPYPCFECGKSFSHRTTLVCHQRMHRGEKPFLCSDCGKCFTRKSCLLQHERIHTGVKPYACSECGKSFNQKSSLISHQRGHRGEKPFTCSVCGKSFTRSSSLVVHHRFHTGERPYTCLKCGKCFSQKANFVKHQKIHAR; encoded by the exons atggagaatcagccgcccctcacatcaccgg atggatccagtaacgggatcccaccagagagatgtccctgtcctctggATTCCGGCGATTCTACACAAGAAGGTCGCAGCGTCCCACTGCATGGCCAG ATTGATGATCTGgttgtggttaaagtggaggtcatGGACGCTGACGTTGAAGAAGAAACATATGTGATGGAGGAGCAACTGTTTTTGGAGGAGGAAAGTTCTCCAGATACAGTTGAAG acGGTCAAAAGGTCAAGAGAACCTCGGAGGGAAGAGTCAGGTTTCATCCAGATTGTGATCCAGACGATAAAAGTACACAACATTCTTCAGGAGAAAATACCTTAAATACACATCCGGGATTTTTGACCCGGCCATCTAAACCCTTCAACCCTGAGGGATCTTTTCCTGATCAGTCACGGACATTTGCCCCAACTATCTATCCGAGACTTCAGAATACGAACAGGTTGCTACACTCTTCTAATTCCAAAAAACCTTCTAAAGATACATCTGATAAAGGTCGACCTCACGAGGCTGGTAAGAACGATCCGTGTTCTGAGTGCAGCAAATGTTTTACCGAGAACTCCTCTCAACATGCTGAGGAGAAGCGGTACCAATGCCTCGAGTGCGGCAAACGGTTCTTCTTCAAGTCGGACCTCACCGTGCATCAGAGAGTTCACACCGGTGAGGAACCCTATCCCTGCTTCGAGTGCGGCAAAAGTTTTTCACACAGGACGACTTTGGTCTGCCACCAGCGAATGCACCGAGGAGAAAAACCATTCTTGTGCTCAGATTGCGGGAAGTGCTTCACGCGGAAGTCTTGCCTTCTGCAGCACGAGAGAATCCACACCGGAGTCAAGCCGTACGCCTGCTCGGAGTGCGGGAAAAGCTTCAACCAAAAATCATCTCTGATTAGTCACCAGAGAGGCCACAGGGGCGAGAAGCCATTCACGTGCTCCGTGTGCGGGAAGTCTTTCACACGGAGTTCCAGCCTTGTGGTCCATCACCGGTTTCACACCGGGGAGCGCCCCTACACCTGCCTGAAGTGCGGAAAGTGTTTCTCTCAGAAAGCGAACTTTGTCAAACATCAGAAGATCCACGCGCGTTGA
- the LOC120910173 gene encoding uncharacterized protein LOC120910173 — MNCSPVGGGENPECSRDDYQILKDFEAVPVRIKEEEVPVEVSKATRPTLRSKRPINVHIPHRRREEDSFDHEISPHTDLIKRELAFSASKARKRAMAFHFNELYEITKYLLYHGYEDSGLPGRVHEHKSQLLTQLSSHLYEKFGTTRTKRQIQKRYSDLKSREPKTFMKIKNRILKEVSLRKVSDSESEVSEDEMQSEVNISMTSAEIQDALVSSYIQADDMQVTQSCQNHIVREDVLNLLPLSYTSNEGYSSVGEAHTEEEGGSRIEKIEQSLHSLQAKMDQLLSSLSGRRDSS, encoded by the exons ATGAATTGTTCTCCTGTTGGTGGTGGAGAAAACCCGGAGTGTTCAAGAGATGATTATCAGATTCTAAAAGATTTTGAAGCAGTGCCAGTAAGGATTAAGGAGGAAGAAGTTCCTGTGGAGGTCAGCAAAG CAACAAGACCAACCCTGAGGAGTAAGAGGCCAATCAACGTCCATATCCCACACAGACGGCGAGAGGAAGACAGTTTTG ACCATGAAATCTCGCCCCATACCGACTTAATAAAACGGGAATTAGCTTTCTCTGcaagtaaag CGAGGAAAAGAGCGATGGCCTTCCACTTCAACGAGCTATACGAGATCACCAAGTACCTGCTCTATCACGGCTACGAGGATAGCGGACTCCCGGGCCGGGTCCACGAGCATAAAAGCCAACTCTTGACCCAGCTGTCCTCCCACCTCTACGAGAAGTTCGGAACCACCAGAACAAAGCGCCAGATCCAGAAACGCTACTCCGATCTGAAATCCCGCGAGCCAAAAAcattcatgaaaataaagaacagAATTCTAAAGG AGGTATCTCTGAGGAAAGTCTCTGACTCGGAAAGCGAGGTTTCGGAAGACGAGATGCAGAGCGAAGTAAACATAAGCATGACTTCGGCGGAGATACAGGACGCTCTGGTGTCCAGCTATATCCAAGCAGATGACATGCAG GTGACACAGTCTTGCCAGAACCATATTGTACGGGAAGACGTCTTAAATCTCCTACCGCTGAGTTATACGTCTAATGAGGGGTACTCGTCTGTGGGTGAAGCccatacagaggaggagggcggTTCCCGTATAGAGAAGATCGAACAGTCTCTGCACTCTCTGCAAGCCAAGATGGATCAGTTACTGAGCAGCCTGTCAGGGAGAAGAGACTCTTCCTGA